From a single Hymenobacter sp. YIM 151500-1 genomic region:
- a CDS encoding VRR-NUC domain-containing protein gives MNRRKAPAKPQAQTPLDFGTLTAEQITAAILGYLEAHGFTAWAQPNRGEYDPKTGRWRPHPNSRRGVPDILGFRRADGRFLGIEVKAGTDRLRPEQMTFLRELKAAGGLAFVAYDFAGFVQSFERRGLHVVATTATHDAAPAPPYPTSPPTPAATDDPQPAYACRP, from the coding sequence ATGAACCGAAGGAAAGCACCAGCTAAACCCCAGGCCCAAACCCCGCTCGACTTCGGCACCCTTACCGCCGAGCAGATAACCGCCGCCATCCTGGGCTACCTGGAAGCCCACGGCTTCACCGCCTGGGCCCAGCCCAACCGGGGCGAGTACGACCCCAAAACCGGCCGCTGGCGGCCACACCCGAACAGCCGTAGGGGCGTGCCCGACATCCTGGGTTTCCGGCGTGCAGACGGGCGTTTCCTGGGCATCGAAGTCAAGGCCGGCACCGACCGGCTGCGCCCTGAGCAGATGACGTTTCTCCGCGAACTGAAGGCCGCGGGGGGCCTGGCTTTCGTGGCCTACGACTTTGCCGGTTTCGTGCAGTCGTTCGAGCGGCGCGGCCTGCACGTGGTGGCCACCACCGCCACCCACGACGCAGCTCCAGCACCGCCCTACCCGACGAGCCCACCAACTCCCGCCGCCACAGATGACCCCCAACCAGCTTACGCCTGCCGACCATGA
- a CDS encoding helix-turn-helix transcriptional regulator, with the protein MQAAVILSAAEYQSLTARLDKLEQAEAARRTPQPPPDQVMTTAQAAAYIGLSVDALLRARRKGRLPGVRLNERDWGFRRSALDAYPRRFHRPTMQAHAA; encoded by the coding sequence ATGCAAGCTGCCGTGATTCTCAGCGCGGCCGAGTACCAGAGCCTCACCGCGCGCCTCGACAAGCTGGAGCAGGCCGAAGCTGCCCGCCGGACCCCGCAACCCCCGCCCGATCAGGTGATGACCACGGCCCAGGCCGCGGCCTACATCGGCTTGTCCGTAGATGCCCTGCTACGCGCCCGACGGAAAGGGCGTCTGCCTGGCGTGCGACTCAACGAGCGGGACTGGGGTTTTCGCCGCTCCGCCCTCGACGCCTACCCTCGCCGCTTCCATCGGCCCACTATGCAAGCCCACGCCGCATGA
- a CDS encoding suppressor of fused domain protein → MREAVTQENKIIAKTLATAFGVKPTVRKYWDDNRELSVDVLTCANPVDPAWVNYGTIGLSDHPLMQDGKEFPVRVEITGAAYEQFVDFPNILSTAAFYTMRNNWFCSPGAVLRNGVEMYLSNSDMKHLLFTAPSLWEDNLTTLPLDTKKVAWLMAVPISEAERVYKEANGTEALEDLLEKHQVDVLDLKRKSVV, encoded by the coding sequence ATGCGTGAGGCCGTAACACAGGAGAATAAAATCATTGCCAAGACGCTGGCTACGGCATTCGGGGTAAAGCCAACCGTTCGTAAGTATTGGGACGACAACCGCGAATTGAGCGTGGATGTGTTGACTTGCGCTAATCCGGTTGACCCAGCCTGGGTCAACTACGGTACCATCGGTTTGTCGGACCACCCCCTGATGCAAGATGGCAAGGAGTTCCCCGTGCGCGTTGAAATCACCGGCGCTGCATATGAGCAATTTGTGGATTTTCCTAACATCTTGTCTACTGCCGCCTTCTATACCATGCGCAACAACTGGTTTTGCTCGCCGGGCGCCGTGTTGCGCAACGGCGTGGAAATGTACCTGTCCAACAGCGACATGAAGCACCTGCTGTTTACAGCGCCTTCGTTGTGGGAAGACAATTTGACAACCCTCCCGTTGGACACCAAAAAGGTAGCTTGGCTGATGGCGGTGCCCATATCAGAAGCCGAGCGAGTTTACAAAGAAGCCAACGGCACCGAGGCATTGGAAGACTTACTGGAAAAGCATCAGGTAGATGTGTTAGACCTGAAAAGAAAGTCGGTTGTGTAG
- a CDS encoding S24 family peptidase, translated as MTKQLGYAATSKLYGILQGSAPSFGTLTDILEQWPEVSADWLVLGKGPMLRGGATDAASPVLVQQVRGDKVVVVTVDDKGKENTVFVPIPAQAGYIIQHNEAVYFQHLDNYRLPGFERGEYRAFEVAGDSMEPTINHRDVVVCSRVDELRFVEPGEVYVVVTPESVMLKRIKARVRSTDPEVTLYSDNPHRQPYAMETRDIVELWRVRGYVSSYIPSAPDVTVERLWEVIEALGFDKGEVRRHLLENGPNSAPTL; from the coding sequence ATGACCAAGCAACTCGGGTACGCCGCTACCAGCAAGCTCTATGGCATTCTGCAAGGCTCGGCCCCGTCGTTCGGTACGCTCACGGACATTCTGGAGCAATGGCCGGAGGTGTCGGCGGATTGGCTGGTGCTGGGCAAAGGCCCGATGCTGCGGGGCGGCGCGACGGACGCGGCTTCGCCGGTGTTGGTGCAGCAAGTGCGCGGTGATAAGGTGGTTGTGGTGACGGTAGACGACAAAGGCAAGGAAAACACGGTGTTCGTGCCGATTCCGGCCCAGGCAGGCTACATCATTCAGCACAACGAGGCCGTGTACTTCCAGCACCTCGACAATTACCGGCTGCCAGGCTTCGAGCGGGGCGAGTACCGGGCGTTTGAGGTGGCCGGCGACTCGATGGAACCGACCATCAATCACCGCGACGTGGTGGTGTGCAGCCGGGTAGATGAGCTTCGGTTCGTGGAACCGGGCGAGGTGTACGTGGTGGTCACGCCGGAGTCGGTGATGCTCAAGCGCATCAAAGCGCGGGTGCGGAGCACTGACCCGGAGGTAACACTGTACTCGGACAATCCGCACCGACAGCCCTACGCGATGGAAACGCGGGACATCGTGGAGCTGTGGCGGGTACGGGGCTACGTATCGAGCTACATTCCAAGCGCGCCCGACGTGACGGTAGAACGGCTGTGGGAAGTGATTGAGGCGCTGGGCTTCGACAAAGGCGAGGTACGGCGGCACCTGCTGGAAAATGGCCCCAATTCTGCCCCCACTCTCTGA
- a CDS encoding four-helix bundle copper-binding protein, which translates to MHQQHQQLLQALNECIAACEHCATACLQEDDVKMMVRCISLDRDCADICALTARFLARGSEHAQHLLRECAEICRACGQECEQHAAHAEHCRMCAEACRRCEEACMQAAGASAR; encoded by the coding sequence ATGCACCAACAACACCAACAGCTCCTGCAAGCACTGAACGAATGTATTGCCGCCTGTGAGCATTGCGCCACCGCCTGCCTACAGGAAGACGACGTGAAGATGATGGTCCGCTGCATCAGCCTGGACCGGGACTGCGCCGACATCTGCGCCCTGACGGCCCGCTTCCTGGCCCGCGGCTCGGAGCACGCCCAGCACCTGCTGCGCGAATGTGCCGAAATCTGCCGGGCCTGCGGCCAGGAGTGCGAGCAGCACGCGGCCCATGCGGAACACTGCCGTATGTGTGCTGAGGCGTGCCGTCGCTGTGAAGAAGCCTGTATGCAGGCCGCTGGCGCGTCGGCGCGCTAA
- a CDS encoding BsuBI/PstI family type II restriction endonuclease: protein MLEESSQQLVLFGSSDCKVLPSKHASNLASGYASTATDAHKKELGQFFTPQEIGAYLASLCTVSSSEVHLLDPGFGTGVLACALVERLVETSPQLTTVYLDAYDVDPGVEPYAQASLSYLANWLTNQGIALRPRLVMQDFILEHRQLWNAPPAEACPLYDVVISNPPYFKLGRDDDRNTLARQHEQEQPNIYALFIVQAALLTKQGGQLIFIIPRSFCSGPYFERFRAFLYQHLRLDVFHLFHSRSKAFEKDAVLQENMIFQATRLDHAGEEDYPVQVLASEAGHDMHETTVQVCTLDELVDLGSQEKVLFLPTNDAERALIADFKLWRHRLRDFGIEVSTGPVVAFRVTEHLAEQPAPGYVPLLWIDHVRRGAIHWPNNRGRQQYIALVGGKRAGLLPNRNYVLLRRFSAKDDKHRLIAAPYYREDWAQYDGVGIENKLNYFYALKGELTREQVAGLTALLNSAPYDAFFRVFNGNTQVSATEARALPMPSLATIEEIGRQTQGKTLDEADDIVQQIIKQYRMTAAEFTLEPTLTPKQQKILESTQILKALGMPRAQLNDRSALTLLALLDLKPEGSWQQLKQPVIGVTPIMDWCKEHYQTTYAPNSRETFRRQTLHQFVSAGIADYNPDDRSRAVNSPKACYQVYDEVTNLLATFGTPEWKAALEAYLQNRPTLIQKNEKARDMMRIPLVTASGKEVKLSAGKHSQLIRDIIEVFGPYYAPGAEIIYIGDTKPQNEFFDRDRLAELGVTVDKHGKMPDVVLYYGEKDWLLLIESVTSHGPVDNKRHEELSHLFATVKDKLVFVSAFPDRKSMSKYRVDISWETEVWFADAPTHMLHFNGKRFLGPYKPEEGAAQ, encoded by the coding sequence ATGCTCGAAGAATCTTCTCAACAATTAGTCTTATTTGGCTCTTCCGACTGCAAAGTCTTACCGAGTAAACACGCTTCCAATCTTGCCTCTGGGTACGCCTCAACCGCCACCGATGCCCACAAAAAGGAGTTGGGCCAGTTCTTCACGCCCCAAGAAATAGGCGCCTACTTAGCCAGCCTCTGCACCGTCAGCAGCTCCGAAGTTCATCTGCTTGACCCTGGATTTGGTACCGGCGTTCTAGCCTGTGCCTTGGTGGAAAGGTTGGTCGAAACCAGCCCCCAGCTCACCACAGTATACCTCGACGCTTACGATGTAGACCCTGGCGTGGAGCCCTACGCCCAAGCCTCACTGTCATATCTGGCCAACTGGCTGACAAACCAAGGCATTGCGCTACGCCCCCGGCTGGTGATGCAGGATTTTATCCTCGAACACCGCCAGCTCTGGAATGCCCCGCCTGCCGAGGCCTGCCCGCTGTACGACGTGGTAATTTCCAACCCGCCCTACTTCAAGCTAGGCCGCGACGACGACCGCAACACGCTGGCCCGTCAGCACGAGCAGGAACAGCCCAACATCTACGCCCTGTTCATCGTGCAAGCGGCGCTGCTCACCAAGCAGGGCGGCCAGCTCATTTTCATCATCCCGCGCAGCTTCTGCTCTGGGCCCTACTTCGAGCGGTTCCGCGCCTTTCTTTACCAACACCTCCGGCTCGACGTATTCCACCTGTTTCATTCCCGCAGCAAGGCATTTGAGAAAGACGCCGTGCTGCAGGAAAACATGATTTTCCAGGCCACTCGCCTCGACCACGCCGGCGAAGAAGATTATCCTGTGCAAGTGCTGGCCTCCGAAGCCGGCCACGACATGCACGAAACCACCGTGCAGGTTTGCACCCTCGACGAGCTGGTGGACCTAGGCAGCCAGGAAAAAGTACTGTTTCTGCCCACCAACGACGCTGAGCGGGCCCTCATTGCCGACTTCAAACTGTGGCGCCACCGCCTGCGTGATTTCGGCATCGAAGTATCCACCGGTCCCGTCGTTGCCTTCCGAGTCACCGAGCACTTGGCCGAGCAGCCCGCACCCGGCTACGTGCCCCTGCTCTGGATTGACCACGTGCGCCGTGGCGCCATCCACTGGCCCAACAACCGCGGCCGGCAGCAGTACATAGCCCTGGTCGGTGGCAAGCGGGCCGGGCTGCTGCCCAACCGCAACTACGTGCTGCTGCGCCGATTCAGCGCTAAAGACGACAAGCACCGCCTTATTGCCGCGCCCTACTACCGCGAAGACTGGGCACAGTACGACGGCGTAGGCATCGAGAATAAGCTGAACTACTTCTATGCCCTCAAAGGCGAGCTGACCCGAGAGCAGGTAGCCGGCCTCACGGCGTTGCTCAACAGCGCCCCCTACGACGCTTTTTTTCGCGTCTTCAACGGTAATACACAGGTAAGCGCCACCGAGGCCCGCGCCTTGCCTATGCCCTCCCTGGCAACTATTGAGGAAATTGGCCGACAGACCCAGGGCAAGACCCTCGATGAGGCCGACGACATAGTACAACAAATCATCAAACAATATCGAATGACGGCCGCCGAGTTTACCCTAGAGCCCACGCTCACCCCGAAGCAGCAGAAAATTCTAGAAAGCACCCAGATTCTGAAAGCCCTGGGCATGCCCCGCGCCCAACTCAACGACCGCTCCGCCCTCACCTTATTGGCCCTGCTCGACCTCAAGCCTGAGGGCTCCTGGCAGCAGTTAAAGCAGCCCGTTATTGGTGTAACACCGATTATGGATTGGTGCAAGGAGCACTACCAGACGACCTACGCACCCAACTCCCGCGAAACGTTCCGTCGCCAGACCCTACACCAATTCGTCAGCGCTGGTATTGCTGACTACAACCCCGACGACCGTTCCCGCGCCGTCAATTCCCCAAAGGCGTGTTACCAGGTTTACGACGAGGTGACCAACTTACTAGCCACGTTCGGCACCCCGGAGTGGAAGGCAGCCCTCGAAGCCTACTTGCAGAACCGGCCCACCCTGATTCAGAAAAACGAGAAAGCGCGTGACATGATGCGTATTCCACTCGTCACGGCCAGCGGAAAGGAAGTCAAGCTGAGTGCCGGCAAACACAGCCAACTCATCCGGGACATCATCGAAGTGTTCGGTCCCTATTACGCGCCAGGTGCCGAAATCATTTATATCGGTGATACGAAGCCCCAAAACGAATTCTTTGACCGGGACCGGCTGGCTGAGTTGGGCGTAACCGTCGACAAGCACGGCAAGATGCCCGACGTGGTACTGTACTACGGCGAAAAAGATTGGCTGCTGCTCATCGAATCCGTCACCAGCCACGGTCCCGTCGACAACAAACGCCACGAGGAACTAAGCCACCTTTTCGCCACCGTGAAAGACAAGCTGGTTTTCGTTAGCGCCTTCCCTGACCGCAAATCCATGAGCAAGTACCGCGTCGATATTTCATGGGAAACCGAAGTCTGGTTTGCTGACGCGCCTACGCACATGCTGCATTTCAATGGCAAAAGATTTCTAGGTCCTTACAAACCAGAAGAAGGAGCAGCACAATAG
- a CDS encoding TIR domain-containing protein, whose product MKQKFAGDDNLPKLINSLKKQAIINGDKDVALAIAQQGELIEFDKGDTIIVQDNTDDDVIFILTGRVVITVNGREVAYRNPGQHVGEMALIDPSLRRSASVIAEENTVVVKVSEKQFTPIAEQHPELWRRIAEGLAERLIQRNELVETPNANPTIFIGSSSEALSIARAVQANFQHDDYLVRVWVDKIFGAGNATIEDLEHQLKTSDFAILIISPDDKVVSRKEEADAPRDNVIFELGLFMGALTRHRTFLAVPRGKKDLKIPSDLLGITPLQYTVGEPDDLPTLVAPMCEDIRKIVRKLGTK is encoded by the coding sequence ATGAAACAGAAATTCGCAGGTGATGACAACCTGCCAAAACTCATTAATTCACTCAAAAAGCAGGCTATAATTAACGGAGATAAAGATGTTGCCCTGGCAATTGCACAACAGGGCGAGCTAATTGAATTTGATAAGGGAGATACTATTATTGTTCAGGATAATACTGATGATGACGTAATATTCATATTGACAGGCAGAGTAGTAATAACGGTGAACGGAAGAGAAGTTGCTTATAGAAATCCAGGGCAACATGTTGGTGAAATGGCATTGATAGACCCGTCATTGAGACGATCCGCATCAGTCATTGCTGAAGAAAACACTGTCGTGGTAAAGGTTTCTGAAAAGCAGTTTACTCCCATAGCTGAGCAACATCCAGAACTGTGGCGCAGAATAGCAGAGGGACTAGCAGAGAGGCTTATACAGCGCAACGAATTGGTTGAGACTCCAAATGCTAACCCTACCATTTTTATAGGCTCATCCTCTGAGGCTTTATCTATTGCACGTGCAGTACAAGCAAACTTTCAGCATGACGATTATCTAGTTAGAGTATGGGTAGACAAGATATTTGGTGCCGGTAATGCTACAATAGAGGATTTAGAACACCAGCTTAAAACATCAGATTTTGCTATCCTAATCATAAGCCCTGATGACAAAGTGGTAAGCAGAAAAGAAGAGGCCGATGCTCCGAGGGACAACGTGATATTTGAGCTGGGACTGTTCATGGGGGCTTTGACTCGACATCGTACATTTTTGGCTGTGCCACGTGGAAAGAAAGATTTGAAGATACCAAGTGACCTTCTGGGAATAACTCCTTTACAGTATACGGTCGGTGAGCCAGATGATCTACCCACTTTAGTAGCTCCTATGTGTGAGGATATAAGAAAGATTGTAAGAAAGCTTGGGACTAAATAA
- a CDS encoding site-specific integrase codes for MKVTFTLREDKTDRAGLAPVFVCASFDGLRLQTTTKEKCRPADWNRDKQQFRRSLPGYQDANAYLDNLTLRLQARYRELRAAGTAPTPALMREAVHPVAQVAPPAEPTLLELFDQYREVLRGRGFAFNTLRHYGTARNWLQKFEQDRNKKIVYLADYTLAYHDAFIHFLRLKHGLGPNGIFTILKDVKTFLRHLQRERGLPLGLDLDRMQVRWTEAPKHFLSAADLTALAAAAIPDTLVPVRDVFLFCCYTGLRYSDVQQLQPANLHTWNGHRILKLVQIKTRRPVSIYLTAAAEAILDKYANTERLRLLPVYVNQVMNRGLKRLGQLAGLTTPVETMDVVNGQVLKKSVSAYELLTMHTARHTFATQSLLRGVSPAVLQRVMGHSKLQTTMHYAKMVEDFQHQALQLAWDGPSTTAAPLVSGEVCVAATAA; via the coding sequence ATGAAGGTCACCTTCACCCTCCGGGAAGACAAGACGGACCGCGCCGGCCTGGCCCCCGTCTTCGTGTGCGCCAGCTTCGACGGGCTGCGCCTGCAAACCACCACCAAAGAAAAATGCCGGCCTGCCGACTGGAACCGCGACAAGCAGCAGTTCCGCCGCTCCCTGCCCGGCTACCAGGACGCCAACGCCTACCTGGACAACCTCACCCTGCGCCTGCAGGCCCGCTACCGGGAGCTGCGCGCCGCTGGCACCGCCCCTACCCCGGCCCTCATGCGCGAAGCCGTGCACCCCGTGGCCCAGGTAGCGCCGCCGGCCGAACCCACTTTGCTGGAGCTGTTCGATCAGTACCGAGAGGTGCTGCGCGGCCGGGGCTTCGCCTTCAACACCCTGCGCCACTACGGTACGGCCCGCAACTGGCTGCAAAAGTTTGAGCAGGACCGTAACAAGAAAATCGTCTATCTGGCCGACTATACCTTGGCTTACCACGACGCATTCATCCACTTCCTCCGCCTCAAACACGGCCTTGGCCCCAACGGCATTTTCACCATCCTCAAGGACGTGAAAACCTTCCTCCGCCACCTCCAGCGCGAGCGAGGCCTCCCGCTCGGCTTAGACCTCGACCGGATGCAGGTGCGTTGGACGGAAGCCCCCAAACACTTCCTCTCCGCCGCCGACCTCACCGCCCTGGCAGCCGCGGCCATCCCCGATACGTTGGTGCCCGTGCGCGACGTGTTCCTGTTCTGCTGCTACACCGGCCTGCGCTACTCCGACGTGCAGCAGCTCCAACCGGCCAACCTGCACACTTGGAACGGCCACCGCATCCTCAAGCTAGTCCAGATCAAAACCCGCCGCCCGGTAAGCATCTACCTCACGGCCGCCGCTGAAGCCATCCTCGACAAGTACGCCAACACCGAGCGGCTACGGCTGCTCCCCGTTTACGTCAACCAAGTCATGAACCGCGGCCTCAAGCGGCTTGGGCAGTTGGCGGGGCTTACCACACCAGTTGAAACGATGGACGTTGTAAACGGACAGGTACTTAAAAAGTCGGTGTCGGCCTACGAGCTGCTGACCATGCACACCGCGCGCCACACGTTCGCCACGCAAAGCCTGCTGCGCGGCGTGTCGCCGGCCGTACTGCAACGGGTGATGGGCCACAGCAAGCTGCAGACTACCATGCACTACGCTAAAATGGTTGAAGACTTCCAGCACCAAGCCCTACAACTGGCGTGGGACGGCCCAAGCACCACAGCTGCGCCTTTGGTATCGGGCGAAGTCTGCGTAGCAGCAACAGCTGCTTAG
- a CDS encoding adenylate/guanylate cyclase domain-containing protein, translating into MALKDDLVAEVNKIFVSRWDVRNGLVVPETVGLGNVGVEVEGTVLYADLDGSTDLVDTNTATFAAEIYKSYLYCAAKIIRAEGGTITAYDGDRIMAVFIGESKNTNAVRTGLKINYAVENIVNPGLKKVYTSSQYVVKQVVGIDTCKLLVSGTGIRGSNDLVWVGRAANHAAKMAALTPVYPTRISKEVYDNMNDEVKFSGSNNMWISETWKGRTIYKSAYWWSL; encoded by the coding sequence ATGGCACTGAAAGATGACCTCGTAGCGGAAGTTAATAAAATTTTTGTTTCACGTTGGGACGTAAGAAATGGACTAGTTGTACCTGAAACAGTGGGATTGGGGAATGTTGGAGTAGAAGTAGAGGGAACAGTTCTTTATGCCGATTTGGATGGCTCGACTGACTTGGTTGACACCAATACAGCAACGTTCGCAGCAGAGATTTACAAATCCTATCTATATTGCGCAGCTAAAATCATACGTGCAGAAGGTGGAACAATCACCGCATATGATGGTGATAGAATAATGGCCGTTTTTATAGGAGAAAGCAAGAATACAAACGCGGTGAGGACTGGGCTTAAGATAAATTATGCGGTTGAAAACATTGTAAATCCCGGCCTAAAAAAAGTATATACCAGTTCTCAATATGTAGTCAAGCAAGTAGTAGGAATAGACACTTGCAAACTATTAGTTTCGGGAACTGGCATTAGAGGATCTAATGATTTAGTATGGGTAGGGAGGGCGGCTAACCATGCTGCAAAAATGGCTGCATTGACACCGGTATATCCTACTCGTATATCGAAAGAGGTTTACGATAATATGAATGACGAAGTAAAATTTAGTGGAAGTAACAATATGTGGATTAGTGAAACATGGAAAGGAAGGACAATATACAAATCTGCATATTGGTGGTCATTGTGA
- a CDS encoding heavy-metal-associated domain-containing protein: protein MQTLKFKTNINCGGCIKAVTPTLNQELGAGNWQVDTADPDKILTVSCALPQQQVVALVEEAGFKAEPVG, encoded by the coding sequence ATGCAAACGTTAAAATTCAAAACCAACATCAACTGCGGTGGCTGCATCAAGGCCGTGACGCCCACGCTGAACCAGGAACTGGGCGCTGGCAACTGGCAAGTAGATACGGCCGACCCGGACAAGATTCTGACCGTGAGCTGTGCCCTGCCCCAGCAGCAGGTAGTAGCCCTGGTGGAAGAGGCGGGCTTCAAGGCCGAGCCAGTAGGCTAA
- a CDS encoding DUF4280 domain-containing protein: protein MADIQYVPGGAYLLCDKGSKPGQLTAREKGVSLKGKPWATEFDALPVLNVPDFATCLILKKCVPATMQWQQTLAGAVTVDGEKPLLEHSVLPCTVGGTIRIFMSLSAATAAATQAATNHKMAEEAKQEAREAKENANLLFWAGVGVAAVVGVAAIALTGGAAAPLVALAAEVALEAAVVGAVAGGAAGAVAGGIEGYNRDGLDGAAEGIVPGAAMGALMGSVGGVVSALGGGIFLLPSLFEFGHGVYADVKVMHYEPSVGNGLVVFSDIATIAAGALAAKGADLTKPAPGRYLYREDSFPYSQEGKLPGRLKSYVDEEGNLNPANANGAATVQDHVRGSEPRKSDSPYTSTSAELEAGKSYGDHEIRVDKRQLERDIQKGKVKDVEILEHDKVVGELEAKRVEAQERYDRSPTARNLGKVRDAERDLFNAKRDKEILVKGKVPAKYVRVRKKP from the coding sequence ATGGCCGACATTCAATACGTGCCAGGCGGAGCGTACCTGCTCTGCGACAAAGGCAGCAAGCCCGGCCAGCTCACGGCCCGCGAAAAAGGCGTGTCACTAAAGGGCAAGCCCTGGGCCACGGAGTTCGACGCGCTGCCGGTGCTAAACGTGCCGGACTTCGCCACCTGCCTAATTTTGAAAAAGTGCGTGCCTGCTACCATGCAGTGGCAGCAGACTTTAGCGGGCGCGGTGACTGTGGATGGGGAAAAACCGTTGCTGGAGCATTCGGTTCTTCCTTGCACTGTGGGCGGCACCATCCGCATCTTCATGAGCCTGAGCGCCGCCACCGCCGCGGCCACGCAAGCCGCCACCAACCACAAAATGGCGGAGGAGGCCAAGCAGGAAGCCCGAGAAGCCAAGGAAAATGCCAACCTGCTGTTTTGGGCGGGCGTGGGCGTGGCAGCAGTGGTCGGCGTGGCGGCCATTGCGTTAACGGGCGGCGCGGCAGCCCCGCTGGTGGCCCTGGCCGCGGAGGTGGCGCTCGAAGCGGCCGTGGTGGGCGCGGTGGCCGGCGGCGCAGCCGGGGCCGTGGCCGGCGGCATAGAAGGCTACAACCGCGATGGGCTGGACGGCGCCGCGGAAGGCATTGTGCCGGGCGCTGCGATGGGCGCACTCATGGGCAGCGTCGGCGGGGTGGTGTCGGCCCTCGGGGGCGGCATCTTCCTGCTGCCGTCTCTGTTTGAGTTCGGGCACGGCGTGTACGCGGACGTGAAGGTGATGCACTACGAGCCGTCGGTGGGCAATGGGCTGGTGGTGTTTTCGGACATAGCCACTATAGCAGCCGGTGCCCTCGCCGCAAAGGGGGCCGACCTGACCAAGCCGGCGCCGGGCCGTTACTTGTACCGCGAGGACAGTTTTCCGTACTCGCAAGAAGGCAAGCTGCCCGGTCGCTTGAAATCATACGTTGACGAAGAAGGCAACCTTAATCCGGCTAACGCTAACGGTGCGGCAACCGTGCAGGACCACGTGCGCGGGTCGGAACCACGCAAGAGTGACAGCCCCTACACGTCCACTTCCGCCGAACTGGAGGCCGGTAAATCCTACGGCGACCATGAAATTCGTGTGGATAAGCGCCAATTGGAGCGTGACATCCAAAAGGGTAAAGTCAAGGATGTTGAAATCCTGGAACACGATAAAGTAGTCGGCGAATTGGAGGCGAAGCGTGTGGAAGCCCAGGAGCGCTACGACCGAAGTCCCACAGCTAGGAACCTAGGTAAGGTTAGGGATGCTGAACGAGATTTATTTAATGCCAAGCGAGACAAAGAAATTTTAGTAAAGGGTAAAGTGCCCGCCAAGTATGTTCGCGTTAGAAAAAAGCCTTGA